ACCTGCACCTTTGGAACTGAACCCATGAGTACATAACACATTCATGCACTGAAATAATATAATGGTGGACATAGGAGGGGACAAACCCTTTTTAAAATGCAATGTGATGCAAATCAGCAAAAAAGGTCCCCGCAAAAACGATCTGGGCTTTGACTGCATGACATTTGAACAGGAAGTTAATGAATACCAAATAAGTACAGCCCTGGTTGAATTACTGAATGACTAACCTTTATGTTTCAAGTCCCATATTCTCAACGTCCTGTCGCGAGAAGTAGAAACAAGGGTTAGTTTTCCGTTCTGAGGAAATACCAGATTCCGTACGACTCCCTCGTGGCCACGGAGATCAAACAGAAGACCACCTTAATGTAAATAAGAACAAAAAACGACGAGTAATAAGTAGCCAGTAGTGCATATAGGTCAGAGATCTATTCAAccattaattaaaaataaataggatCTCACCCGTAAGAACATTCCAGATTTTAATCGCTCCATTTTCAAGGCCCGTGGCTAGGAGTAACCGATCCCCTTTactctgtgtgtttttatgggaCAACGCGGGGGACTTGGGTGGTCTGGGTCCAAAGGCAAGTCCCCACACTGGCTCCCCGCAGCTGAAACTCTTGTCGCCTCTGTCCAGTTCACCTGCCTGGGTCTCTCTGTGGGTGGGAGGACACCGACCACAAGACGCATTATAATATTCATGAGACACGAAACGGAGGGGGATTTGGggcatttttttcatttaaacaTTTGTTATGGCTTATGAGAGTACAGTACTCGGAGTCAAGGGGCCAAGCGACGACCCATACGATCCCGTGACCCATGGACCAGGCGAACCACGCTCCGTCCGGAGAAAAGTCCACACTCCACGTCTCACAGCCCGCCCGTCCCTCCAGCGACGGAGGGCGCCTTGTCTTCAGCTCAAGGATGAGACTCGGGTCGGACACTATACGTGGATAAAGCATACGGTGGAACCAAAGCGAAAACATTGATATTATTTATGGACCAATGGGATTTATTCCAATCATCAAGCAGTACTTGTATCATCAATAGTTAGTTATTGGAAGATATGAGCATGAGATTAAATGTTGTTGACGTAGAAGTGTCAACATATACGTAGGCTACTTGTGATGGTAATGTAATGACCTGACTAATGTAATTCTACTTACATATGGGTTGAAGGTCTATATTTCTCTCTGCGGAACACATTGTTTATCCTTGACAGCCAGAAATATCACATTCCTGCCAGTTTTATAGCTGACTTCCTGAATTATTCAGTCGAGCCTATGTCGTTAAAATAGTTGGGTTGTCAACATCCGATCGGTAGTTCTGTTCGTCGCATTTCAACAAATGCcatacaataatcaataatccgAAACCTTAACACCTTCTTAGACATCACTCTGACCCGACTTCCTGTTCGAACCTTGTATATATGATCTGGTTCTTACGCGTCTATTACGCAACATTTTCTTCGTCCAGTTCCGCAAGTGAATAGTGCGTGCCTATCTAGACTGAGAGGATCCTGAAATGTAGCGTTTTCCCGGTATACCGTAACGCAGTTTCCGGTCTTCTACTTCCTGAGCCACCGAGAACGCAAAAAACATGACaataatagagtggcgaagtcacgcctcttccggtagggctcatgggacctatgagatcgaaaaatatgaatgggtgtcaatggagagaaaataattattttctggtcccagtctttatatgccctggattacacatatgttgtttgtggatttaaatgataatttttcatgcaaagaaaactaaaaatgttcgtgaagaagtttgataattttaggttttatgtgaggccgctttgtgaactacagctcttcgctgctctcgacgcatatgatatacgtcaccacacccgcccttggaactcggcacagagatggcgatctctctgccccacttcaccgctttttccaaggggaggataaaagcatcgaaagaggtgaaaaccattataagtcggggcacgtgcagagtttcagttatgccgatgggaagattgtcggtcttctccacgccagtcgcagggagcatgacgtcacatacgagccgtgtagtctttctcgttgtgttttctctacagcctttatctgaacaattgcacaataaacggtcgaactctttgcatgaaaaattatcctttacacccattcatatttttcgatctcataggtcccatgagccctaccggaaggggcgtgacttcgccactcttgaGACTAATTATGGCGTTTTTTACGGAAAATGTGACAAAgtaatatatacacaaaacgTCTAACGGAAACGGATAGCCCCCCCGAGCCTCTTTCgaaagtccctccctctctgactccgCGAAACCAATGTAACTATGAAAGTCCCGCTACTATGAACTATGAAAATCCCCTATCTCGGAACAGTTAACAGGCAGATATATCTCTTCAAATAGCTCTGTCCGATCCTAACGTAACGATGgaaataatttataaataatttaacttgacaaagaaaaatatatttatccTATTTTATTTTTCACCAGGTTGTGAACGTTTCTCAAAAAATAATTAGACCAAGTCAGAAACGATCAGGATGTATTTTATTGTTTGATGAATTTGAATGGCTAAATTAATGATCGATTTTGACGTCTGACATAATTAGCCTATACAAAGCTCTAGGAAAGGTGCGCTGTAGAGCACAGAGCTCCGCAAGTGTCTAGGTTCTGACAGTAGGACATATAATGTGAATAAACAGGACTCCAGCAGAAGAACTATTGAATTAAAAGAACATTGGAAGTCTAGAATATGATACAACTTGACGGACAGTCAGAGACACAAAGACGGCGCAACAGTACAATGTAGCTAACCTAGTGGGAAGTACCCACCATTCATATTAGATCACTTGATGGTATTATTTACTAGAGAGTCAGAGTGATgtcagaaaaataaaaaagatcaaATTTTAacctgaaaaaataataatacaatttgaAGACATTAACCAACCCACCGTACCAATAATtaatacactcacacaaatcacaagaaaggtaaaaaaaaaaaaaaatactttttgtaCAGTTTCTCTGTTCACAGTCACATAAAGAGTTAATgtatcaaaaaaaaatacaatataaaaaaacggCCAGTCTTAGAACTTTATTAACTGTAGAGGATCTTCAATCTCTACAATGTTTTCCCTCTGCTGGGCACTCGTCTCAGTGGAGTCTATATCCTCGCCGTCACCTTTGACAATAAAAGTAAATTTTCCATTACGCAATGTATTTCTTTCAGCAATTATTTTCCTTTAACATTTTAATGGATTTCATGCCATGAATAGAACCTCTAGGACAGAGATGTATGGAGGAGAGCTATGGGTACGCACCAACAGGAACGGGGTGTATCTCAGCGTGGGTGGTGTGATGCCCGTTTGTCACAGGGGGGAGTCGAGGAACTGTCTGCTCGAAGACCTCTTCCTCAGAGTCCACCAGACTTATGACGTCTCCCCTgtcttcctccatcctcctgGGGAAAAACCAACAGACATGTATGAAGGTGCAGCCCCTAAGTGGACTACAAATTGAAGCTTTAAAATTATAATGATGAACTCTGATTTATTGTGAGGTGTGGCGCCGCAAGTCGAATAGTGGCAAACTCACCCAAAGCCATttcctggaaaaaaaaaaaaggacattgAGATCAGGGTGGGGGGTTTCAATAGTGTACATGTTATACAATGTACAgggagtcagtcagtcagtcagtcagtgtgtgtgtgtgtgtgtgtgtcacataccCAGACAGATCCGGTCGGAACTGCAGTACACCAGTTTAGCCGTGATGACACCGGTGCCGACGACGAGCAATGCGATGAAGAGGCCGATAATGGCCCCGGTGTAGGTGGATGAGGCTGCGGAGACAATTGAACGCAGAGATCACATGAGACGGTGTGAAGTTGGACCTGGGCGAGGCGGCAGGTTGATCCGCATTCCagaggaggccccgccccctgactcCTGCATGCCCGCGCTCCGTTCCAGAATGCGATCCCGCTGGATACAAGCACAACGGCTTCCGCTTCATCTCTGCTCTAGTCCCATTCAAAAGGCAAAAGGTTTATTTCCATAGGACTCCCCCAAATATTTAATAATCAAAAAACATAGAACAAGTATTTATAGAAGCATCAAAAAAGAGGGAATTTGGAATTTGAAACCAGTGATGAAAGGAACTATATCCtattaaaacatgtttaatttCAAGAGTTAGTGTACGCATGATAATACAATGGAtttgaagaacacacacacacacacccttcacgGTCAGGTAGACCTCCAGCTCGCGGACGGCCAGGGGGTTCTCGCTTCGGCAGAAGTAGATGCCCTCATCCTCCTTGCTCAAGTTGTAGATGGTCAGGCGGAGTTCTGGGCCTGACCCGACCACCGAGTACTTGGAGCCGGGCTTGATCTCCACCtgctccacccccctcctccaggtggTGTCGGCGGGTGGGACGGAGCTGTCCTCCGTGCAGGTCAGAGTCACGTTAGTCTTCTCCAGGGCCGTGACCAGTGGGTTCCCCTCAGGGTACGGAAGCTCTGAAAATGAGGAAGGAAGGCAGGACTAGAACCCGTGGGAGGTCGGGGGAGTTGCATACGGTTGCAAAGGAAGAAAACATCCTTTTCGAATGAAAAGGATGCATGCTGATCTTAACCTTTGTTCCAAGTCAGCCAGGAAAACATGTGCAGGTTTTGTCAGCGTTGCTaccaaatatttaaaaaagtcCCAATGAAGAGGTCTTCTCGAAGACAACAGGGCCGATTTAGGATAGGATATAAACCCAAAGAGGAGGTTTGAGGTAATTTGATCTAGTTGTACACAACATTACCAACAGGATCCATTACGTTGATCTCACGATCACATCTTTTGCATTTTCTTGGAACATTTGGCTGCAAGACCACCTTGTTGTGTGAAATCAAACCGTACTGCaataacaaaaccaaaacaactCAAGCCCGCCAACTCACTGAGATTCAGGAGACAGGACTTGTGTTCTTCCTGCTGTAGTGTGGGGTGCTCTGCGATGCACTTTAGTGTCTGGCCGTTGTACAGCCCGGTCCTGTTCAGGCTGACCACCAGGCTGTCGGCCTGGTCGGAGACGTAGAGGTGGTCTTTGGCCTGGGTGTCCGGCCCGTCGTGGATCTCCACCCAGCGTAGCATGGGCGTGGGGTACGCCCCGGGCCAGGTGCAGTTGAACTGGACCTCAGAGGGGTCCGGGCCCAGCTCCCACATACAGTCAGGGTGCTGCGCCGGGGCATCTAGTCAGCACCAAAACAACACCACAAGTCCCATTAGGGAGCCCACATTGGGGAGGTTATAAACGCCTAACAAACTAATTGCTTAACAAAGCCTCATGTACCTAAGCAAACCGCTAGAACATCCATCTGTTGCACAGAGGAAGGTCATCATGAGGTCTAACAATGTGCAGCACAAGAGAATTAAGAGAAATTCAACGAATAGGATATAAATCTCTAAATACATTTTCACGTCATTTTCTGTGATTTTGCCCATTGTTGCTACTAAGGTCAACTTCTATACGAAATAGTGGGTGTCCAAGCTCTTTGTTTAGGTACATTAAGGACCGCTGTTTTAGAACCTCTGTGACTTTGTGAACGTCTAACCCACTCACAGTAGACGAGGAGCTTGGTGCTGCAGTTGGTTCTGCGGGAGGTCAGGTTGCTCTGGGATTCACACCAGTACTCCCCCTGGTCACCTGGCTGGATGTCCGGGATGCGGAGGCCCAGCCAAGCCCCACGGCCTGACGCCAGCGTTGCATTGCTGGGGCCGGCCCCCCAGTGGCCCCAGGACAGAGTCCGAGAGGGCGGGGCGGATGAGCTGGAGCAGTTGAAGGACACGTTGAGGCCGCGGTACGCCACCAGCGTGCCGTTGGGGAGAGGGAACGTGGGAACAATGGACACGGACAACCTTTCCTCGGCACCTTGAAACCAGAGGAGAGTTTCAGATGTTTACTGCACCTTTCTATTGCTTTAGGTAGAATCTAACACCATTTATGATCCAAGACTCAGGTCATAAATGTtacctagccctaacccttgaATCATTTCGAGATAATCATGCCATCATGGCAATATATGACAACCAATTAACTATAGACAAAGTCACAGCACAAGGAAGGAAATGCCATGAATAAtatcagacaaaaacacacagacttacCAAGAACCTGTAAAGAAACAGTTTGGATCATGTTGTTTGGGGAGGTGGTGAGGCAGCTGTAGCTCCCCACACCATCCAGGAAAACCCCATGCAGAGAAATACTTCCGTTCTCCAAGATGACACAAACCCCAGCCAGGGAGCCCTCCTCACTGAAGGGCGGGAGCGGCTGTCTTCTCAGCACTGTTAGAATGTATTAAGATTGACTCATGTTCAATGCAAACAaagcgtgtgcgtgcacattgCATGGGGCTGGCTGGCCTGTGTGCACGGTTGCTTCACGGTTGAGACTGggacaggaagtgtgtgtgtgtgtgtgtgtgtgtgtgtgtgtgtgtgtgtgtgtgtgtgtgtgtgtgtgtgtgtgtgatgggggggggggggggggggtacttacCAATAACATGCAGTTCAACACTTGCCTGAGTTGGGTTGTCTTGAGACGTGGCCTTGCACAGGTAGCTACCATTAACCGGAATAAGTCCGTTGACAGCGATAC
The Gadus macrocephalus chromosome 6, ASM3116895v1 DNA segment above includes these coding regions:
- the vsig10 gene encoding V-set and immunoglobulin domain-containing protein 10, producing MRVVIAAVFLQLILYISGEHTNGESLTIGRCLILHNGSIAVNGLIPVNGSYLCKATSQDNPTQASVELHVIVLRRQPLPPFSEEGSLAGVCVILENGSISLHGVFLDGVGSYSCLTTSPNNMIQTVSLQVLGAEERLSVSIVPTFPLPNGTLVAYRGLNVSFNCSSSSAPPSRTLSWGHWGAGPSNATLASGRGAWLGLRIPDIQPGDQGEYWCESQSNLTSRRTNCSTKLLVYYAPAQHPDCMWELGPDPSEVQFNCTWPGAYPTPMLRWVEIHDGPDTQAKDHLYVSDQADSLVVSLNRTGLYNGQTLKCIAEHPTLQQEEHKSCLLNLKLPYPEGNPLVTALEKTNVTLTCTEDSSVPPADTTWRRGVEQVEIKPGSKYSVVGSGPELRLTIYNLSKEDEGIYFCRSENPLAVRELEVYLTVKASSTYTGAIIGLFIALLVVGTGVITAKLVYCSSDRICLGNGFGRMEEDRGDVISLVDSEEEVFEQTVPRLPPVTNGHHTTHAEIHPVPVGDGEDIDSTETSAQQRENIVEIEDPLQLIKF